The window TATCTTTCTGAAGAGGAAAGAAAATCTGCAACCATTTTGTACAGGGCTTTGAATTTGGCAAAAGAGATGATTGAAAATGGCGAAAAAGAGGTATCAAAAATAAAGAAAGCTATGGAAGAGATGATTTTAAAAGAGAAGCACACAAAGATTGACTACATTGAATTTGTAAACTATGACACGTTTGAGATAATCTCAAAGATTGAAGGAAGGGTTTTGATAGCTCTTGCCGTCTTTGTTGGAAAGGCAAGACTTATAGACAACATTGTGGTGGAGGCGAAGTAGCAAAGATGCTGATTGAAGTTTTAAAATCTAAGATTCACAGAGCAACCGTCACAGAGGCAAATCTAAATTATGTGGGGAGTATCACAATTGATGAGGAATTGATGAAAGCTGCTGGAATATTTGAAAATGAAAAGGTGCAGGTTGTGAATATAAACAACGGTGAGAGATTTGAAACTTATGTGATAAGAGGTGAAAAAGGTAGCGGAACAATTTGCCTAAACGGAGCAGCAGCTCGTCTTGTGCAAGTGGGTGATAAGATAATTATAATGGCGTACTGTCTTCTTACCATGGAAGAGTATTATAACTATAAGCCCAAAATTGTATTTGTAGATGATAAAAACAAAATTATAAGATTATCGGACACAGAGAATCAATCAGAATGTATCTGTTAAACTAATTTTAGTTTTATAAAGGTGGGGTGAAACCTAATTTCTAATCCCCACCTTTAATTTTTAATAAAATTTCTAACCTTTGCATAAACTATATCTATTGAAGTGTGAAGATTTAAATTACTAAAATGAGAAGAAAAAATTCTCTCAAGTTTATATTTTCAATTATCATTATTTTGCTACCTTTAGTAGCCATTTCAAGCATATTACACAATAATCCATATCTTATTTATGTCTCAATTGATGACAGCAAATTGTATGTATTTAAAAAAGGAATTTTATACAAGTCATACCCAATTTCACCTGGGAAACCTTCGACTCCAACTCCAGTTGGGACCTTTAAGATAATATCAAAAGACTACTGGGGTGAAGGATTTGGAGGAAGGTGGATGGGGCTAAATGTCCCATATGGCAAATATGGAATTCATGGAACAATATATGAGAGTTACATAGGAGCTCATGTAAGCAAAGGCTGTGTCAGAATGCTGAACAAGGATGTGAAGGAATTGTTTTCATATATTCCAATTGGGACAACGGTAGTGATTTCAGAAGGTATATATGGAGAATTTAGAAACGGTTTTAGAACAATATACCCTGGTGATACTGGCGAGGATGTTATGGCAGTTCAAAGAAAGCTCAAAAAACTCGGATTTTATTCAGGGAGTATCGATGGTAAGTATGGAGCAGCACTTGAATACGCAGTAAATTTATACCAAAAGAAAAATAAGCTTCCTATAACCAACAAAATTACACCTTATTTGCTAAGGAAAATGGGTTTTTATTTATTTGAATAAAAAAGACTTAAAAATTAAAAAATAATTTGTGTAGATTTTAAAGCATAAAAGTGTAAAACTTCAAAAAAGGAGGTTTGAAGAAAATGGCTAATATTACCTCAAAAGAACTTATGTTTTTAGAAGACAATATCAAAATGATGCAAAATTCTATCAACTTTATTGCAGGTGTGTCTGACCAGATTACAGATGTATCTTTAAAAAACCTGTGCCAGCAGTGTGTAAACCACTACAAAAGTGACATAAACATCCTGTCAAGATTTATTGAAAATCCAAACATTCAATAACAAAAAAAGGGAGTGATAACTATGAAGACACTTTCAGACAGGGATATTGCATTTTCGCTTTTGAACTCTTTAAAGCTTCAAGCAACAGCTTTAACAAACTTAGTTTTAGAAAGTACAAACAATGCTCTCAGAAGAGAAGCTATGTCTGTTTTAAACAGAGTTTTTGACCATCAAAAACAGATTTTTGATTTCCTCTCGCAAAAGGGCTGGTATCCTGTTGAAATGGCAAAGCAAGAAGATATTACAAAGGCTCAGAGAGATGTTCAAACAATTCAGAATAACATCCAAATGGTTTCGATGTAAAAACCTTTGTTTAAAGGGCAGGCCTATAGTTTTAAAAGGCTGCCCTTTTTATTGTTTAAAACTTTTTTTCATTACAATCCATTTGCCTTGAGGGTCTCGTGACATGCCAATTTGATGAAATCCAAATTTTTTGTATAGTCTTATCGCAGGCAGATTGTCAGGTCGAACTTCTAATTTTACTTCTTTTACTCCTTTTGACTTTAAAAATTCAAGTCCCGCCTCAACAAGCTTTGTTCCAATACTTTTTCCTCTGTAATTTTTTAACGTTCCAATAGAAAGAATTTGTGCAGAGATTTCATTTGCATATCTTGTCTGAAATCTGAAAAAGTCAAGCTTGTTAGAAAGAATTTTCCATATAGGTCTTATACCAAACCCATATAGTCCCAAAAACCATTTGATTGTCCACTTTAAAAACGAAAGAGTTAAAATTGCAGCTATCCATACCCTTTTGATGTCTCTAACAACACATATATACCCTGCAATTTTTTTATTTTCTTCATCTTCGTAGACTAAGAAACCGTGAGGTTCTGCAATGATCACCACTTTGAATATGTCTTCTATAGCAGAGTTTTTTATTTTGTTTTCAAAATAGAATTCAATGCTGTCAGAAAAAGCTTCTCTGAAAATTTGCGCTATCTGGGGAAGGTCAGAGAACTTTGCACATCTTATCATACGGCTCACCTTGCTGAAATAATAAATCTTTTTTAAATGTTTTTCTGTTGTTGTTATTTAAATTATACCCACTTTTAAAGAAAAAAGAAAGTAAAATTAAAAGCTTTGTAGGTAGTCATTTTCCAAAATGTAACAGCAAAAAATTTTTTAAAAAAGGATATTGACAAAAAGTCTTTTATAAGTATAATAAATAATGTCGACGGCGAGAGATAGAAATCGCCGAAGACAAAAAGAAAGAGAGGTTCCTCGGTAGCTCAGCGGTGGAGCATCCGGCTGTTAACCGGAGGGTCGTAGGTTCGAATCCTACCCGGGGAGCCAATTTTATTAAGGGCCTTTAGCTCAGCTGGTAGAGCGGCCGGCTCATAACCGGTTGGTCTGGGGTTCGAATCCCTAAGGGCCCACCAATTTCAAAAATAAAAGCAAGTCTTTAAAAAGACTTGCTTTTTTTGTTTCATTCTTGATTTTTTTCAGGCTCTTCATGATTACGTGCTAAATTTTCAAAAAGCAGTCTGTATACCGTCTCAGCATTTTTATTCCAATTTTTACAAATTCTTTTTGCAATTTCAACATGCGGTACGTTTACTTTTATTTCAAACAATATACTATTTCCTTCACGCAGAGAGCATATAACTATGTATTCGGTAGGGCTGAGTATTTTGTAATCAGAATAAACTTCTGTATTAAGCTTAATCTTTCTATAATTTTTCTTTATGTATTCTTCTATTTCCTCGACAGTATATTTTGGGAGTAAATCCAATAGAATATCTAAAACATCTCTACCGGTTTGTGATATTTCGATATATGTTCTAATTTCATCATCATATTTATGGATTAGCTTTTGAGCTTCAAGTTCTTTGAGATACTGCTGGTATTCAAAAAAGTTCATGTATTTTGTTGAAAGAACAAACTCGTCAACCTGCTGAATAGGAATAGGAATTTTTATTTTGCTTAAGAAGAACAAAAGAATAAGCTTGTTTTGGGCAAGGGTGTGTATTTCGTTAAATTCATCAGACATCTTTTTCCACTCCTTTTTTACTTTTAAAGCCGCCATATTTTGTTTGTTGATATGGCGGCTTGTATATTTTGTCCTTTTAAAAACTGGAATCTTATCTTAAGTTAAATTCTCCCAGTGTTTTCATTCTCTCAATTTCTTTGATTATAATATCATACAAGTTCAAATCTAAAGTATTGCAGATTGAAGCCAAATAAAATAATGTGCTTCCAATCTCTTTTTCAATCAAATCTCTGCAGTTTTCACAAAGCTGACCTTCAACATGTGTTTTGAGGTACTTTTTTGCTTCTTTCAAGCTTACATCTATAGGAATTTCCTGTTTTTTAGCGTTTATTCTTATACATCCACAGTTTGTGACTGATTTTATTATGCTTCTGTTGACACGCGCTGCTGACTCAGAAAACTTTGTTAAACTGTCAAGTATACTTTTGTTTCGTATCAAGAGGTCATCAACGACGTATTGGAAATCGTCTATAAAGATATCCTTCAACATCTTTCACTCCTAAAAAAACAACTTTAGTTTAATTATAAATTTCTTCAAAATCAAATGTCAATAGAATTTTACAAATGCCTTTTCATAACAAAAACAAAGTAGTAAAATATTAAAAACAGCATTTTTGCAAAGGAGGAAATACCATTTAATGAAGATTAGCTTTTCAACAGTAGGATGTCCTAACTTTACCTGGGATGAAATCTTAGCTGCTGCCAAAGACTTTGGATATGACGGTATTGAACTGAGAGGACTTGGAGATGAACTTGAAGTATATAAAACAGAACCTTTTACTCCTGAGAACTTGCCACTGACAAAAAAGAGGTTA is drawn from Caldicellulosiruptor diazotrophicus and contains these coding sequences:
- the panD gene encoding aspartate 1-decarboxylase yields the protein MLIEVLKSKIHRATVTEANLNYVGSITIDEELMKAAGIFENEKVQVVNINNGERFETYVIRGEKGSGTICLNGAAARLVQVGDKIIIMAYCLLTMEEYYNYKPKIVFVDDKNKIIRLSDTENQSECIC
- a CDS encoding L,D-transpeptidase family protein: MRRKNSLKFIFSIIIILLPLVAISSILHNNPYLIYVSIDDSKLYVFKKGILYKSYPISPGKPSTPTPVGTFKIISKDYWGEGFGGRWMGLNVPYGKYGIHGTIYESYIGAHVSKGCVRMLNKDVKELFSYIPIGTTVVISEGIYGEFRNGFRTIYPGDTGEDVMAVQRKLKKLGFYSGSIDGKYGAALEYAVNLYQKKNKLPITNKITPYLLRKMGFYLFE
- a CDS encoding spore coat protein, encoding MKTLSDRDIAFSLLNSLKLQATALTNLVLESTNNALRREAMSVLNRVFDHQKQIFDFLSQKGWYPVEMAKQEDITKAQRDVQTIQNNIQMVSM
- a CDS encoding GNAT family N-acetyltransferase; protein product: MIRCAKFSDLPQIAQIFREAFSDSIEFYFENKIKNSAIEDIFKVVIIAEPHGFLVYEDEENKKIAGYICVVRDIKRVWIAAILTLSFLKWTIKWFLGLYGFGIRPIWKILSNKLDFFRFQTRYANEISAQILSIGTLKNYRGKSIGTKLVEAGLEFLKSKGVKEVKLEVRPDNLPAIRLYKKFGFHQIGMSRDPQGKWIVMKKSFKQ
- a CDS encoding DUF4364 family protein; the protein is MSDEFNEIHTLAQNKLILLFFLSKIKIPIPIQQVDEFVLSTKYMNFFEYQQYLKELEAQKLIHKYDDEIRTYIEISQTGRDVLDILLDLLPKYTVEEIEEYIKKNYRKIKLNTEVYSDYKILSPTEYIVICSLREGNSILFEIKVNVPHVEIAKRICKNWNKNAETVYRLLFENLARNHEEPEKNQE
- a CDS encoding nucleoside triphosphate pyrophosphohydrolase family protein, with the translated sequence MLKDIFIDDFQYVVDDLLIRNKSILDSLTKFSESAARVNRSIIKSVTNCGCIRINAKKQEIPIDVSLKEAKKYLKTHVEGQLCENCRDLIEKEIGSTLFYLASICNTLDLNLYDIIIKEIERMKTLGEFNLR